In a single window of the Rhodamnia argentea isolate NSW1041297 chromosome 2, ASM2092103v1, whole genome shotgun sequence genome:
- the LOC115757531 gene encoding LOW QUALITY PROTEIN: lysophospholipid acyltransferase LPEAT1-like (The sequence of the model RefSeq protein was modified relative to this genomic sequence to represent the inferred CDS: deleted 2 bases in 1 codon), translated as MESELKDLTPTAPPPPPPSDKDDRPLLKPEPEAETEASSITPENLAELEKRFAAYVRRDSYGSMGRGELPLREKVLLGVAMATLVPMRVVAALVILVAYYLICRACTLLKAPNREEQGEQEDYAHMGGWRRKVIVACGRVLSRAMLFVFGFYWINETFRGASSGPENEGGKQHGEQERPGAIVSNHVSYVDILYHMSSSFPSFVAKRSVAKLPLVGLISKCLGCVYVQRESKSSDFKGVSGVITERVREAHQNKDAPMMMLFPEGTTTNGDYLLPFKTGAFLAKAPVLPVILKYPYQRFSPAWDSISGARHVIFLLCQFINHIEVTRLPVYYPSEQEKGDAKLYANNVRRLMAKEGHLILSDIGLAEKRVYHAALNGLICQC; from the exons ATGGAAAGCGAGCTCAAAGACCTCACCCCCACtgccccgcccccgcccccg ccctcCGACAAGGACGACCGCCCCCTCCTCAAGCCGGAGCCGGAGGCCGAGACCGAGGCCTCCTCGATCACGCCGGAGAACCTGGCCGAGCTCGAGAAGCGGTTCGCCGCGTACGTCCGCCGCGACTCCTACGGTAGCATGGGCCGCGGCGAGCTCCCGCTGCGGGAGAAGGTGCTTCTCGGCGTCGCGATGGCCACGCTCGTGCCCATGCGCGTGGTCGCGGCGCTGGTGATACTGGTGGCGTACTACCTGATCTGTAGGGCCTGCACGCTGCTCAAGGCGCCGAACCGGGAGGAGCAGGGGGAGCAGGAGGACTACGCGCACATGGGAGGGTGGAGGAGGAAGGTGATTGTTGCGTGCGGGAGGGTGTTGTCTCGAGCCATGCTCTTCGTTTTTGGGTTTTATTGGATCAACGAGACATTCCGTGGCGCTTCCAGCGGTCCTGAA aatgaggGCGGGAAACAACATGGAGAGCAGGAAAGACCTGGGGCGATTGTATCCAATCACGTGTCTTACGTTGATATCTTGTACCACATGTCTTCTTCCTTCCCGAGCTTTGTGGCCAAG AGATCAGTGGCTAAACTTCCTCTGGTTGGTCTCATCAG CAAATGCCTTGGCTGTGTCTACGTTCAACGAGAGTCCAAGTCATCTGACTTCAAGGGTGTTTCCG GTGTTATCACTGAAAGAGTTAGGGAAGCTCATCAGAACAAAGATGCTCCAATGATGATGCTTTTTCCAG AAGGCACAACCACAAATGGGGACTACCTACTTCCTTTCAAGACAGGTGCATTTTTGGCAAAAGCTCCTGTACTTCCGGTGATCCTAAAATATCCTTATCAGAGATTTAGTCCTGCCTGGGACTCCATAAGTGGG GCTCGCCATGTGATTTTTCTTCTCTGTCAATTCATAAATCATATTGAAGTGACACGGCTGCCTGTTTACTACCCATCAGAGCAAGAAAAGGGTGATGCAAAACTGTATGCGAACAATGTTAGAAGGCTGATGGCCAAAGAG GGTCATTTGATTCTATCAGATATTGGCCTCGCTGAGAAGCGTGTATATCATGCGGCTCTTAATG GTTTGATTTGCCAATGCTAA